A genomic segment from Gracilimonas sediminicola encodes:
- a CDS encoding S8 family serine peptidase: MAITQVVNPNDPRFDNPSSSGSGGQQWNLLNTGQNFGTNDADIDAPEAWDITKGSSSTKIGIIDNGVRSTHEDLAGKVTGDAAFADHGTHVAGIAAASTNNNKGIAGVDWNAQIINKLYGDDPTTYNAVLSAVNSGADILNSSFILCSNCLNPTPTPRYSTLVRRAYASAYKMNVVSAAAVGNYNTSTVYYPAGFGQGITAVGATNRNDTRWNWNPAQGSNTGNHIDVVAPGEDITSSTAGTITSYASFTGTSMATPHISGIAGLLLAKNSSLYNDDIEHLIQLSAEDRGPTGFDSEYGHGRVNAHRALLRLQSPYVLNHHTATGGYVANVTQETKVFYDTPGLATGTYIVKRNEVRKTVSFPYLSEAHVWGRGVATNGYSIANPNFAMGWNEPVSVSNNSATLKTYVYEVFTTSGQRIGWFPTSPSNAQFAYTVHGIPGTPPLSVSISGPNSVEIPGTYTYTATGSGGNPPYQSYIWYKRPLGGSWSSLGTGQNKNISFSSGEPSLVELKVTIEDNSLDYADGFKTVSTYTTCQDPQGPGGICQNKVITTYLPEQFEIEQNYPNPFNPSTQIKYALPEAAEVTLKVYNIMGQEVTTLVNTPMSAGFHQVNFDAGNLSSGVYIARMVAVGQSGVTFTKELKMQLIK; encoded by the coding sequence ATGGCCATTACTCAAGTTGTAAATCCGAATGACCCGAGGTTTGATAATCCGTCCAGTTCCGGTTCAGGAGGGCAGCAGTGGAACCTGTTAAACACCGGCCAGAATTTTGGGACTAATGATGCAGATATAGATGCACCTGAAGCCTGGGACATTACAAAAGGAAGCAGCAGCACTAAAATTGGCATTATTGATAATGGGGTTCGTTCAACCCATGAAGATTTAGCCGGAAAAGTAACAGGAGATGCCGCTTTTGCTGATCATGGAACCCATGTTGCGGGCATTGCAGCTGCAAGCACAAATAATAACAAAGGTATTGCTGGTGTCGACTGGAATGCTCAAATTATTAACAAGTTATATGGTGATGATCCTACAACATACAATGCTGTATTAAGTGCAGTTAATAGTGGAGCTGATATTCTCAATAGTAGTTTTATACTTTGTTCGAATTGCCTTAATCCAACTCCGACACCGCGTTATTCTACCTTGGTAAGAAGAGCCTACGCATCGGCTTATAAAATGAATGTTGTGTCTGCTGCAGCGGTGGGCAATTACAATACATCAACCGTATATTATCCAGCTGGATTTGGGCAGGGCATAACTGCAGTTGGGGCCACAAACAGAAATGATACCCGGTGGAATTGGAATCCCGCTCAAGGCTCCAACACGGGCAATCACATTGATGTTGTTGCACCTGGCGAAGATATAACTAGTTCAACTGCGGGGACAATTACAAGCTATGCTTCATTTACAGGAACTTCGATGGCTACCCCACATATTTCAGGAATTGCAGGGCTTTTATTAGCGAAGAATTCATCTCTCTACAACGATGACATCGAACACCTTATTCAACTAAGTGCTGAGGACAGAGGGCCAACTGGATTTGACTCAGAATATGGCCACGGCCGGGTGAACGCCCACCGAGCCTTACTGCGACTGCAAAGTCCATATGTACTCAATCATCATACGGCTACCGGAGGCTATGTGGCCAACGTAACCCAGGAAACCAAAGTGTTTTACGATACTCCCGGCTTAGCAACAGGAACGTATATCGTAAAACGCAATGAAGTCCGAAAAACCGTCAGTTTTCCTTATTTAAGTGAAGCGCATGTATGGGGACGCGGCGTTGCAACCAACGGCTATTCCATTGCCAATCCGAATTTTGCAATGGGTTGGAACGAACCCGTCTCTGTTTCCAATAACAGTGCTACCTTAAAAACCTATGTCTATGAAGTATTTACTACGTCCGGACAACGAATTGGATGGTTCCCAACTTCCCCATCAAATGCTCAATTCGCTTACACGGTGCATGGTATCCCCGGCACCCCACCACTATCGGTATCTATCAGTGGGCCAAACTCGGTAGAAATTCCGGGCACCTATACTTATACTGCCACCGGCAGTGGAGGGAATCCTCCTTACCAATCTTATATCTGGTACAAACGCCCACTGGGTGGCTCATGGAGCAGCTTGGGAACCGGGCAGAATAAAAATATATCATTTAGCTCTGGAGAACCATCTCTGGTAGAACTTAAAGTGACCATAGAAGATAATAGCCTTGACTATGCCGATGGATTTAAAACGGTATCTACCTACACAACATGCCAAGACCCTCAAGGGCCTGGTGGAATCTGTCAAAACAAGGTAATTACTACCTATCTGCCCGAACAGTTTGAAATCGAACAAAACTATCCAAATCCTTTCAACCCTTCTACCCAAATAAAATATGCCCTGCCGGAAGCAGCGGAGGTAACACTTAAGGTGTATAACATTATGGGACAGGAAGTAACAACTTTGGTTAATACGCCCATGAGTGCCGGGTTTCATCAAGTTAATTTTGATGCCGGCAACCTATCTAGTGGAGTCTATATTGCTCGGATGGTTGCGGTAGGCCAAAGTGGAGTCACCTTCACCAAAGAACTAAAAATGCAGTTAATCAAATAA
- a CDS encoding multifunctional oxoglutarate decarboxylase/oxoglutarate dehydrogenase thiamine pyrophosphate-binding subunit/dihydrolipoyllysine-residue succinyltransferase subunit, with translation MKSLEAVFGPNSALVEELYDQYKNEPQSVPAHWKRYFDELEGKPVDATEPEELQPSESTTTVQANGADTAEAKEAPAKEQKKPQKDVAAPKNATLEKIKGVATKIVENMDESLEVPTATSLRVLPVKMMVEDRTIINRHLLKRNEPKASFTHFIAWAIIRALKEFPNLNSSYLFKDGNHYRVVPDSVNLGVAVDLESKDGSRNLVVPNIKGVDKMNFKEFLHAYAELINKARNGKLQIEDFQNTTISITNPGTIGTVSSVPRLMKTQGAIIATGAIDYPAEYRAMSKDVLNQLGVSKVMTVTSTYDHRVIQGAESGMFLKKMDDLLSGQEDFYEQIFADLDIPYEPLPYGQDTYSGPFGGGSPTLEHDSRVVGVWRLINMYRMRGHVLADLDPLEKEPGKNPELDLEYYGLSLWDLDREFYCGGLGGKERATLREIISLLRDTYCGNIGVEYMHLLDLEERKWLRESMESTGNNAQLEKNDKREILHKLNQAMAFEEFLHKKYIGHKRFSLEGADTLIPMIHFMLERAGEHGIEKMFMGMAHRGRLNMLVNIMNKPYHRVFAEFEGNIDPDSIQGSGDVKYHLGARGVHKSANGAEIDLQLMPNPSHLEAVNPVVEGAVRAMQDHHEKEDAEKRVVPVLMHGDAAFAGQGVVAETLNMSQLEGYKTGGTMHIIINNQIGFTTLPKDGRSTEYASDLAKMILAPIFHVNGDTPEAAVHAMKMALDYRQKFGKDVIIDLIGYRKHGHNEGDEPAFTQPGMYKEINDHAPVRDLYTEHLVKNGELTKEETQQIFDEFDQLLQEAFEDAKKAPNLEITENLIDRTETPQDKWMAYPDTTYPAEDLKEIAVKLNTVPKDFDANPKLLKQLAKRAEIVDKNEKKIDWGFAELLCFGSLLKTGTTIRLTGQDVERGTFSHRHAVLHGTETNQKFTPLNNLSDDQAKFHVHNSLLSEFAALGFEFGYSAEKLDALVIWEAQFGDFANGAQVIIDQFVSSSEAKWGQKTALVMNLPHGYEGQGPEHSSARLERFLQLCAEDNMQVMNLTTPAQYYHMLRRQALQENKRPAILMTPKSLLRHPMATSSRDELADGKFQPFIVDKDFTDPKDLKRLVICSGKVYYDLLKYRKENEVENVAIARLEQFYPFADDEIQEQLKDFTNVKDIVWCQEEPKNMGAWNFVAPRFMELLQDGQKLSYAGRQASASPAAGQKKIHEAEQNKLIEDAMKV, from the coding sequence AGTACAACCACGGTTCAAGCCAATGGCGCAGATACCGCTGAAGCCAAAGAAGCCCCGGCTAAAGAGCAGAAAAAGCCACAGAAAGATGTGGCGGCGCCAAAAAATGCCACGCTCGAGAAAATTAAAGGCGTGGCTACCAAGATTGTTGAGAATATGGATGAGAGCCTGGAAGTGCCCACGGCTACCTCACTTCGCGTGCTTCCGGTTAAAATGATGGTTGAAGACCGCACTATTATCAACCGTCATCTGCTCAAACGAAATGAACCCAAGGCTTCCTTTACCCATTTTATCGCCTGGGCTATTATCAGGGCGCTGAAAGAATTTCCAAACCTGAACAGTTCTTACCTGTTCAAAGACGGTAATCACTACCGGGTGGTTCCTGATTCTGTGAACCTGGGGGTAGCTGTTGACCTTGAAAGTAAAGACGGTTCCCGCAACTTGGTGGTACCGAACATCAAGGGCGTTGATAAAATGAATTTCAAAGAGTTCCTGCACGCCTATGCGGAACTTATCAACAAAGCGCGGAACGGGAAGCTTCAGATTGAAGATTTTCAGAATACCACCATTAGCATTACCAATCCGGGGACTATAGGAACGGTTTCTTCCGTGCCCCGACTGATGAAAACCCAGGGTGCCATTATCGCAACCGGTGCTATTGACTACCCTGCCGAGTACCGCGCAATGTCTAAAGACGTACTCAATCAGCTGGGTGTCAGCAAGGTGATGACGGTGACTTCCACCTACGATCACCGCGTTATTCAGGGGGCCGAATCCGGCATGTTCCTGAAGAAAATGGATGACCTGCTCAGCGGTCAGGAAGATTTCTATGAGCAGATTTTTGCTGATCTGGATATCCCTTATGAGCCTCTCCCATACGGGCAGGATACCTATTCCGGTCCATTTGGCGGCGGCTCACCTACACTGGAACACGACAGCCGTGTAGTTGGTGTTTGGAGACTGATTAATATGTACCGCATGCGCGGGCACGTACTTGCCGATCTTGATCCCCTTGAAAAAGAACCCGGTAAAAACCCGGAACTGGATCTGGAATACTACGGATTGTCGTTGTGGGATCTGGACCGCGAGTTTTATTGTGGCGGACTCGGTGGTAAAGAGCGAGCTACGCTGCGTGAAATCATCAGCCTGCTCCGTGATACGTATTGCGGAAATATCGGTGTTGAATATATGCACCTGCTGGATCTTGAAGAGCGTAAGTGGCTCCGTGAATCCATGGAATCTACCGGAAACAATGCCCAGCTTGAGAAAAATGACAAGCGGGAAATCCTGCACAAGCTCAATCAGGCAATGGCCTTTGAAGAGTTCTTGCATAAGAAGTACATCGGGCACAAACGCTTTTCTTTGGAAGGTGCCGACACATTGATTCCAATGATTCACTTTATGCTGGAACGAGCCGGTGAACACGGAATTGAGAAGATGTTTATGGGCATGGCTCACCGGGGCAGATTGAATATGCTGGTGAACATCATGAACAAACCGTATCACCGCGTATTTGCGGAGTTTGAAGGAAACATAGATCCTGATTCTATTCAGGGCTCCGGTGATGTTAAATATCACCTGGGTGCCAGAGGAGTTCATAAGTCGGCCAATGGAGCGGAAATTGATCTTCAGCTCATGCCAAACCCTTCTCACCTTGAAGCGGTAAATCCCGTTGTGGAAGGCGCCGTGCGTGCCATGCAGGATCATCACGAGAAAGAAGATGCCGAGAAGCGCGTAGTTCCCGTATTGATGCATGGCGATGCCGCTTTTGCCGGACAAGGTGTTGTTGCCGAAACCCTGAATATGTCGCAGCTGGAAGGATATAAAACCGGCGGTACGATGCATATCATCATCAACAACCAAATCGGTTTTACCACTCTTCCTAAAGATGGCCGTTCTACGGAATACGCTTCCGACCTGGCCAAAATGATTCTTGCCCCCATCTTCCACGTTAATGGAGATACCCCGGAAGCAGCCGTTCATGCCATGAAAATGGCGCTCGATTACCGCCAGAAGTTTGGTAAGGATGTTATTATCGACCTTATCGGTTACCGTAAGCATGGGCACAATGAAGGCGACGAACCTGCTTTCACACAACCGGGCATGTACAAAGAAATTAATGACCATGCGCCGGTGCGTGACCTTTACACCGAGCACCTGGTGAAAAACGGCGAGCTCACTAAAGAAGAAACCCAACAGATTTTTGATGAATTTGACCAGCTGCTGCAGGAAGCTTTTGAGGACGCCAAAAAAGCACCAAACCTCGAAATTACTGAAAACCTGATTGACCGTACGGAAACGCCTCAGGACAAATGGATGGCTTATCCGGATACAACCTACCCGGCCGAAGACCTCAAAGAAATTGCTGTTAAGCTGAACACTGTCCCAAAAGACTTTGACGCCAACCCCAAACTGTTAAAGCAGCTGGCAAAAAGAGCGGAAATTGTCGATAAAAATGAAAAGAAAATCGATTGGGGATTTGCTGAACTCTTGTGCTTTGGTTCACTCCTTAAAACCGGTACTACCATCCGCCTAACCGGGCAGGATGTAGAGCGGGGAACCTTTTCACACCGGCATGCTGTGTTACACGGAACTGAAACCAATCAGAAGTTCACCCCCCTGAATAATCTTTCTGATGACCAGGCCAAATTTCATGTTCATAACAGTTTATTGAGTGAATTTGCAGCGCTTGGCTTTGAATTCGGTTACAGTGCGGAAAAACTGGATGCGTTGGTGATCTGGGAAGCACAGTTTGGTGATTTTGCCAACGGCGCCCAGGTGATTATTGATCAATTTGTTTCTTCAAGTGAAGCGAAGTGGGGACAGAAAACTGCCCTGGTTATGAACCTCCCGCACGGTTATGAAGGTCAGGGGCCCGAGCATTCCTCGGCCCGACTTGAACGATTCCTTCAGCTTTGTGCAGAAGATAACATGCAGGTTATGAACCTGACCACTCCGGCTCAGTATTACCATATGCTGCGTCGTCAGGCACTTCAGGAGAATAAGCGTCCGGCTATTTTAATGACGCCGAAAAGCCTGTTGCGTCATCCAATGGCTACTTCCAGCAGAGATGAACTGGCTGATGGTAAATTCCAGCCGTTTATTGTGGATAAAGACTTCACAGATCCTAAAGATTTGAAGCGCCTGGTTATCTGTTCCGGTAAGGTTTATTACGATCTTCTCAAGTACAGAAAAGAGAATGAGGTCGAAAATGTGGCTATTGCCCGGCTGGAGCAGTTCTACCCATTTGCTGACGATGAGATCCAGGAGCAGCTTAAAGACTTCACCAATGTGAAAGACATTGTGTGGTGTCAGGAAGAACCCAAGAATATGGGAGCCTGGAATTTTGTTGCTCCGCGATTTATGGAGCTCCTGCAAGACGGACAGAAACTCAGCTACGCCGGCCGACAGGCATCTGCTTCACCCGCAGCTGGACAGAAGAAGATTCACGAAGCCGAGCAGAACAAGCTGATCGAAGATGCCATGAAAGTTTAG